From a single Streptomyces sp. 1331.2 genomic region:
- the cbiE gene encoding precorrin-6y C5,15-methyltransferase (decarboxylating) subunit CbiE yields the protein MPELPSPIAVVGIGADGWPGLAATSRAALRDAEVVVGGPRQLDLLPQDEVTARRVPWPSPLRPAVPGLLAAHADRRVAVLASGDPMFYGIGRTLAETVGAERLRVLPHPSAVSYACARIGWPLEATEVVSLVGRPLDTLSLALHPGRRLLVLSADAATPAAVAALLTARGYGTARLRVLEKLGHESERQLHGPADGWPHPPGDPLNVIAVDLGDGPRTSLVPGLPDAAYESDGQLTKRHVRAATLAALAPSPGELLWDIGGGSGSIAIEWLRAHRDCQAVTVERDPVRAGRIARNAATLGVPRLRVVTGPAPAALAELPAPDAVFIGGGLTAPGLLDSCWAALRPGGRIVANTVTLESEALLTEWYRRHSGELVKLAVAHAVPVGGFTGWRQAMPVTQWSAVKPETGRTDTARTDTGGTETPQENAS from the coding sequence GTGCCCGAGCTGCCATCCCCGATCGCCGTCGTCGGGATCGGGGCCGACGGCTGGCCCGGCCTCGCCGCCACCTCCCGAGCGGCCCTGCGGGACGCCGAGGTGGTCGTCGGCGGCCCCCGCCAACTGGACCTGCTCCCCCAGGACGAGGTCACCGCCCGGCGCGTGCCCTGGCCCTCCCCGCTGCGCCCGGCCGTCCCCGGACTGCTCGCCGCCCATGCCGACCGCCGCGTCGCCGTCCTGGCCAGCGGCGACCCGATGTTCTACGGCATCGGCCGCACGCTCGCCGAGACCGTCGGTGCCGAGCGGCTGCGCGTCCTGCCGCACCCCTCCGCCGTCTCCTACGCCTGCGCCCGGATCGGCTGGCCGCTGGAGGCGACCGAGGTGGTCAGCCTGGTCGGCCGTCCGCTGGACACCCTCTCCCTCGCCCTCCACCCCGGCCGCCGCCTGCTGGTGCTCAGCGCCGACGCCGCCACCCCGGCCGCCGTCGCCGCACTGCTCACCGCCCGCGGCTACGGCACCGCCCGGCTGCGCGTGCTCGAAAAGCTCGGCCACGAGAGCGAGCGGCAGCTGCACGGCCCCGCCGACGGCTGGCCGCACCCGCCCGGCGACCCGCTGAACGTCATCGCCGTCGACCTCGGTGACGGCCCCCGCACCTCCCTCGTCCCCGGCCTGCCCGACGCCGCGTACGAGAGCGACGGCCAGCTCACCAAGCGCCACGTCCGCGCCGCCACCCTCGCCGCCCTCGCCCCCTCCCCCGGCGAACTGCTCTGGGACATCGGCGGCGGCTCCGGCTCGATTGCCATCGAGTGGCTGCGCGCCCACCGCGACTGCCAGGCCGTCACCGTCGAGCGCGACCCGGTCCGGGCCGGGCGGATCGCCCGCAACGCCGCCACCCTCGGCGTGCCCCGGCTGCGCGTGGTTACCGGCCCGGCCCCGGCTGCGCTCGCCGAACTCCCCGCCCCTGACGCCGTGTTCATCGGCGGCGGCCTCACCGCGCCCGGCCTGCTGGACAGTTGCTGGGCCGCGCTGCGCCCCGGCGGCCGGATCGTCGCCAACACCGTGACCCTGGAGTCCGAGGCGCTGCTCACCGAGTGGTACCGGCGCCACAGCGGCGAACTCGTCAAGCTCGCGGTCGCCCACGCCGTCCCGGTGGGCGGCTTCACCGGGTGGCGCCAGGCCATGCCGGTCACCCAGTGGTCCGCCGTCAAGCCCGAAACCGGCAGGACCGATACCGCCAGGACTGATACCGGCGGGACCGAAACCCCCCAGGAGAACGCCTCGTGA
- a CDS encoding gamma-glutamylcyclotransferase family protein, with protein sequence MSAPEDALPFFVYGTLRSGGRNHAAHLAGRCADIRPAVLDGAALHAGPGFPYAVPDAAPGRRIVGELITVRPGAYAGALEALDALEECRADGTGLYVRRRMSVRTAAGEARDAWVYLAGPAAAARLRERPALIESGDWAER encoded by the coding sequence GTGTCCGCACCCGAGGATGCCCTGCCGTTCTTCGTCTACGGCACCCTGCGCAGTGGCGGCCGCAACCACGCCGCCCACCTGGCCGGGCGCTGCGCCGACATCCGGCCTGCGGTGCTGGACGGCGCCGCACTGCACGCGGGGCCCGGCTTCCCGTACGCCGTGCCGGACGCGGCGCCCGGGCGCCGGATCGTGGGTGAGCTGATCACCGTCCGCCCGGGCGCGTACGCCGGAGCGCTGGAGGCCCTGGACGCGCTGGAGGAGTGCCGGGCGGACGGGACCGGGCTGTACGTGCGGCGCCGGATGTCGGTGCGGACGGCGGCGGGCGAGGCTCGGGACGCGTGGGTCTACCTCGCCGGGCCGGCCGCCGCGGCCCGGTTGCGCGAGCGGCCGGCGCTGATCGAGTCGGGGGACTGGGCGGAGCGGTGA
- a CDS encoding EamA family transporter, producing the protein MTPPASSQPAPTPGSASAQDSTPGSTPATPAQGSTPAAPATRLVGAVWLALAVVYVVWGSTYLAIRIALETMPSFLSAAVRFLTAGLLLVGYLLVRQGPAGLKVSLRQLASAVLVGVLLLTGGNGLVVLGETSVPSGLAALLVAAVPLWMVVLTAFGGERPKPAELAGVLLGLVGLGVLSAPAIGGTVEPLGVIAIICATLLWAAGSFASKRVPMPGNVLAASAYQMLAGGLCDLLVGLVRGEQHGLDLGAVSGRSWLALAYLVLFGSLLAFTAYAWLLRAAPLTLVGTYAYVNPVVAVLLGWLILAEPLTGPTLTGGAIVVAGVCLVVSVSRSPGRPGRPGRAPRADRPASPVSQASPERPASPERPEKTTSSRT; encoded by the coding sequence ATGACACCGCCCGCCTCCTCCCAACCGGCCCCCACCCCCGGTTCCGCCTCCGCTCAAGACTCCACCCCAGGGTCCACCCCGGCCACCCCCGCTCAAGGCTCCACCCCGGCAGCCCCCGCCACCCGCCTCGTCGGCGCGGTCTGGCTGGCCCTCGCGGTGGTCTACGTCGTCTGGGGCTCGACCTACCTGGCGATCCGGATCGCCCTGGAGACGATGCCCTCCTTCCTCTCCGCCGCGGTCCGCTTCCTCACCGCGGGCCTCCTGCTGGTCGGCTACCTGCTGGTGCGCCAGGGCCCGGCCGGCCTGAAGGTCAGCCTGCGCCAACTGGCCTCCGCCGTCCTGGTCGGCGTGCTGCTGCTGACTGGCGGCAACGGGCTGGTGGTCCTGGGCGAGACCTCCGTCCCCTCCGGCCTGGCCGCCCTGCTGGTGGCCGCCGTCCCGCTCTGGATGGTGGTGCTCACGGCCTTCGGCGGTGAGCGCCCGAAGCCGGCCGAGCTGGCCGGGGTGCTGCTCGGGCTGGTCGGCCTCGGTGTGCTGTCGGCCCCGGCGATCGGCGGGACCGTCGAACCGCTCGGCGTGATCGCGATCATCTGCGCCACGCTGCTCTGGGCGGCCGGCTCGTTCGCGAGCAAGCGGGTCCCGATGCCGGGCAACGTGCTCGCCGCGAGCGCCTACCAGATGCTGGCCGGCGGCCTCTGCGATCTGCTGGTCGGACTGGTGCGCGGTGAGCAGCACGGCCTGGACCTCGGGGCCGTCTCCGGCCGGTCCTGGCTGGCGCTGGCCTACCTGGTGCTGTTCGGTTCGCTGCTCGCCTTCACCGCGTACGCCTGGCTGCTGCGCGCCGCCCCGCTGACGCTGGTCGGCACGTACGCGTACGTGAACCCGGTGGTCGCGGTGCTGCTCGGCTGGCTGATCCTGGCCGAGCCGTTGACCGGTCCGACTCTGACCGGTGGGGCGATCGTGGTGGCGGGTGTCTGCCTGGTGGTGAGCGTCAGCCGGAGTCCGGGACGTCCGGGCCGCCCGGGGCGTGCTCCGCGGGCGGATCGCCCGGCGAGCCCGGTGAGTCAGGCGAGCCCGGAGCGTCCGGCGAGTCCGGAGCGGCCCGAGAAGACGACGTCCTCGCGCACCTGA